A genomic region of Sphaerochaeta sp. contains the following coding sequences:
- a CDS encoding exodeoxyribonuclease III, translating to MKLYSWNVNGLRAVRKKGFDAYLAQSGADVFCIQETKLQVDQLDMLDASYHPYFHDAEKKGYSGTAILSRSVPLSVSYGIGHPLDNEGRTVTCEYPDFYVVCCYTPNSQRELTRLSLRMEWDAAFRGYVSQLDQQKPVLICGDLNVAHQPIDIRNPKSNEGNAGYTNEERESFSRLLDAGFVDSFRYLHPDAVDQYSWWSFRPGVRQHNIGWRIDYWLVSDRYKEHIKESSIAMDVMGSDHAPVILVLD from the coding sequence ATGAAACTGTACAGTTGGAATGTCAACGGCCTCAGGGCCGTACGGAAGAAAGGATTTGACGCATATCTCGCCCAAAGCGGCGCCGACGTGTTCTGCATCCAGGAAACAAAACTCCAGGTCGATCAATTGGACATGCTGGACGCATCCTATCATCCGTATTTCCATGACGCGGAGAAAAAAGGCTATTCCGGCACCGCGATTCTCTCCCGAAGCGTCCCGTTGTCCGTCAGCTATGGTATTGGCCATCCACTGGACAATGAAGGAAGGACCGTCACCTGCGAGTATCCGGATTTCTACGTGGTATGCTGCTATACGCCCAACAGCCAACGGGAACTTACCCGTTTGTCCCTGCGCATGGAGTGGGACGCTGCGTTCCGCGGATATGTCTCTCAACTTGACCAACAAAAACCTGTCTTGATCTGTGGGGACCTGAACGTCGCCCACCAGCCGATCGACATCAGGAATCCCAAGAGCAATGAAGGAAACGCGGGATACACCAACGAGGAACGGGAGAGTTTTTCCCGGTTGCTGGACGCGGGGTTCGTCGATTCATTCCGATACCTCCATCCCGATGCCGTCGACCAGTATTCCTGGTGGTCGTTCCGTCCTGGTGTACGCCAGCACAATATCGGTTGGAGGATCGACTACTGGTTGGTCAGCGATCGATACAAAGAACATATCAAGGAAAGCAGCATCGCTATGGATGTCATGGGTTCTGACCATGCACCTGTAATTCTCGTATTAGATTGA
- a CDS encoding HAD-IA family hydrolase, translated as MIREWMVDMGGVLTLHQDKEMEREILSFLGDSHPSFDAIAPVLSGSLLDRMSCREIDEATYWKEFSRISGIPIPDLKGRSLWGMFFHPVIDQAVRGLIIRAKARGVRVVLASNTEPAHLKIHTERGDYRIFDTRYTSCRLRLVKPDLRFFQEILRREGSRPEETLFTDDSQRNCDAAARLGILTWRYTDPPALEALLIKLGVLENEPVTEHTTLYNEKS; from the coding sequence ATGATCCGCGAATGGATGGTTGATATGGGGGGTGTCCTGACCCTTCACCAAGACAAGGAAATGGAACGGGAAATCCTCTCGTTCTTGGGGGACAGCCATCCATCGTTTGACGCGATCGCCCCGGTCCTCAGCGGCTCGTTGCTTGACCGCATGAGTTGCCGGGAGATCGACGAGGCGACGTATTGGAAAGAGTTTTCCCGTATCAGTGGCATTCCCATTCCTGATCTCAAAGGACGGTCCCTGTGGGGGATGTTTTTCCATCCGGTCATTGACCAGGCGGTCCGTGGTTTGATCATCAGGGCGAAGGCGCGAGGGGTGCGTGTGGTGCTTGCCAGCAATACGGAACCAGCCCACCTGAAGATCCATACGGAACGCGGGGATTATCGGATATTTGACACGCGGTACACTTCCTGCAGGTTGCGTCTGGTAAAACCGGACCTCCGGTTCTTCCAGGAAATACTTCGCAGGGAAGGAAGCCGTCCGGAAGAAACGTTGTTCACCGACGACAGCCAGCGGAACTGTGACGCGGCCGCACGGCTCGGGATCCTCACGTGGCGATACACGGATCCACCTGCTTTGGAAGCTTTGCTTATCAAGCTGGGCGTACTGGAAAATGAACCGGTAACAGAACATACAACATTATATAATGAAAAGAGTTGA
- the asnA gene encoding aspartate--ammonia ligase, whose protein sequence is MKTFFPKDYQPVLDPKQTERAIKFVKDTFERELSGELRLSRVTSPLFVPSNSGINDDLNGVERPVRFAVGNMGDKQMEIVQSLAKWKRMELADLHFQPNTGIYTDMNAIRPDDDIDAIHSIYVDQWDWERVMDGSQRNITFLKEIVRRIYQAIKRTEFLVSENYPVCFPTLPEEITFIHTEDALKEYPNLTPQQREHKLAQEYGAIFLMGIGAKLSDGKEHGGRAPDYDDWSTPTDDGYVGLNGDIIVWDTVRRDSLELSSMGIRVDQQALLRQLALKGCEERQHLYWHKRLLRGDFPQTIGGGIGQSRVCMLLLHKAHIGEVQASVWPDALYAAADQQGVRLY, encoded by the coding sequence ATGAAGACGTTTTTCCCCAAGGATTACCAACCGGTGCTCGATCCGAAACAGACGGAACGGGCGATCAAATTCGTCAAGGACACGTTCGAGCGTGAACTGTCCGGAGAGCTGAGGCTCTCACGGGTCACCAGCCCGCTGTTCGTCCCCAGCAATTCCGGCATCAATGACGATCTGAACGGTGTGGAGCGTCCGGTACGGTTCGCTGTGGGGAACATGGGGGACAAACAGATGGAGATCGTCCAGAGCCTCGCGAAATGGAAACGCATGGAACTGGCTGATCTTCATTTCCAGCCAAACACGGGAATCTACACCGACATGAACGCCATCCGGCCGGATGACGACATCGACGCGATCCACTCGATTTACGTGGACCAATGGGATTGGGAACGGGTGATGGATGGTTCCCAAAGAAATATCACATTTCTCAAGGAAATTGTCAGAAGAATTTATCAAGCGATCAAGCGTACGGAATTCTTGGTAAGTGAAAATTATCCCGTCTGTTTCCCCACGCTTCCGGAAGAGATCACGTTCATCCATACGGAAGACGCGCTGAAGGAATATCCCAACCTCACGCCGCAGCAACGGGAACACAAGCTTGCACAGGAATATGGTGCCATTTTCTTGATGGGAATCGGAGCGAAACTCTCTGATGGCAAGGAACACGGAGGACGCGCTCCGGATTATGATGATTGGTCAACCCCCACGGATGACGGGTACGTCGGGTTGAACGGTGATATCATCGTCTGGGATACGGTACGTCGTGATTCTCTGGAGCTCTCTTCCATGGGAATCCGTGTTGACCAACAAGCACTGCTTCGCCAACTCGCTTTGAAAGGCTGTGAGGAACGCCAGCATCTCTATTGGCACAAACGACTTCTTCGTGGAGATTTCCCACAAACCATCGGGGGCGGAATCGGACAGAGCAGAGTTTGCATGCTGCTTCTGCACAAAGCGCATATCGGGGAAGTACAGGCTTCCGTATGGCCGGATGCATTGTACGCCGCGGCAGATCAACAAGGTGTGAGGTTGTATTGA
- the typA gene encoding translational GTPase TypA: MIKQNEKIRNIAIIAHVDHGKTTLVDALFRQSGIISKTGEERIMDSGDIERERGITINAKNCAIHYKGVKINIIDTPGHADFGGEVERGLSMVDGVVLLVDAAEGPLPQTRFVLEKALEKHLPPIIVINKVDRPDAQPKQTLDAVYDLLLELSNDEKLLDAPVFYAIGKAGKCGLEPDKLEDNMKLLFDSILSYIPAPSYDDQEPFQMLVSDLSYNDFLGRLAIGKVINGSANTNDPLVCMVESGAREPLRVTRLQAYDGPTFHETTDVEPGDIIVLSGIDNVNIGDTICNASYPKALPRIKVDEPTVSMLFCKNISPLAGKEGKNVTVAKIGEYLRREALRNVSIRVEHNQDETYTVKGRGEFQLAIIVEQMRRQGYELCVGRPKVLFHQNEKGEKTEPIETLTIDCPEEFSGIVMDKLSKRKALMSDITYNGKGRVKITFDVPTRGLIGYHDEFLTDTHGLGIMYSYFKGYGPYRGDFPERVNGSLVCDRDGVAVPYGMWELEDRGRWFILPGDPVYEGEVVGERNRDLDLNLNPTRTKHLTNLRASGHDDAVTLTPIQRPTLEQAIQFIKDDELVEVTPLSIRMCKKILNCQQRKIFENRGEIPSFLLNGKS, from the coding sequence ATGATCAAACAAAATGAAAAGATTCGAAACATCGCCATCATCGCCCACGTCGACCACGGCAAAACCACGTTGGTTGACGCGCTGTTCCGCCAGAGCGGCATCATCTCCAAAACCGGAGAGGAACGGATCATGGACAGTGGCGATATTGAGCGGGAGCGTGGCATCACCATCAACGCGAAAAACTGCGCCATCCATTACAAAGGGGTGAAGATCAACATCATCGACACTCCGGGACATGCCGATTTCGGCGGGGAGGTGGAGCGAGGATTATCCATGGTGGATGGTGTCGTCCTGTTGGTCGACGCCGCGGAAGGCCCGCTCCCCCAGACGAGATTCGTCCTGGAGAAGGCGCTGGAAAAGCACCTGCCTCCGATCATCGTCATCAATAAGGTCGATCGTCCGGACGCGCAGCCGAAACAGACGCTGGATGCCGTATACGACCTGCTCTTGGAGCTCTCCAACGATGAGAAACTGCTGGACGCTCCGGTGTTCTATGCCATCGGAAAAGCGGGGAAATGCGGGCTGGAACCGGATAAACTGGAAGACAACATGAAGTTGCTGTTCGATTCCATCCTTTCCTATATTCCCGCGCCATCCTATGACGACCAGGAACCGTTCCAGATGTTGGTGTCCGATCTCTCCTACAATGACTTTTTGGGGAGACTTGCCATTGGCAAAGTGATCAACGGCAGCGCGAATACCAATGATCCCTTGGTCTGCATGGTGGAGAGCGGAGCGCGGGAACCATTGCGTGTCACTCGGCTTCAGGCGTATGACGGACCGACATTCCACGAGACGACGGACGTTGAACCGGGAGACATCATCGTGCTTTCCGGCATTGACAACGTCAACATCGGAGACACGATCTGCAACGCCAGTTATCCGAAGGCGTTGCCACGCATCAAGGTGGATGAACCGACGGTTTCGATGTTGTTCTGCAAGAACATCAGTCCGTTGGCAGGCAAGGAAGGAAAGAACGTCACCGTGGCGAAGATCGGCGAGTATCTCCGCAGGGAAGCCCTCCGCAACGTTTCCATCCGTGTGGAACACAACCAGGATGAAACCTACACCGTCAAAGGACGGGGTGAGTTCCAGCTGGCCATCATCGTGGAACAGATGCGCAGGCAGGGATACGAACTCTGTGTCGGACGTCCGAAAGTCCTGTTCCATCAGAATGAGAAAGGAGAAAAGACCGAGCCGATCGAGACGCTGACCATCGACTGCCCGGAAGAGTTCTCCGGTATCGTCATGGACAAACTGTCCAAACGGAAAGCGTTGATGAGCGACATCACCTATAACGGGAAAGGAAGGGTGAAGATCACCTTTGACGTTCCGACCCGTGGGTTGATCGGCTATCATGACGAGTTCCTTACGGATACCCATGGACTGGGGATCATGTACAGCTATTTCAAAGGCTATGGACCGTACCGCGGGGATTTCCCGGAACGGGTCAATGGAAGCCTTGTCTGTGATCGTGATGGAGTTGCCGTGCCGTACGGCATGTGGGAGCTGGAGGATCGTGGCAGATGGTTCATTCTGCCGGGAGATCCCGTGTATGAAGGGGAAGTGGTCGGGGAGCGGAACCGTGACCTTGACTTGAACCTTAATCCAACACGGACAAAGCATCTGACCAACCTTCGTGCCTCCGGGCATGATGACGCCGTCACGTTGACCCCGATCCAACGTCCTACGTTGGAGCAGGCGATCCAGTTCATCAAGGATGATGAGTTGGTTGAAGTGACGCCGCTGTCCATACGGATGTGCAAGAAGATTCTCAACTGCCAGCAACGCAAGATTTTTGAGAACCGTGGGGAAATCCCATCATTCCTGCTCAACGGAAAAAGCTGA